In the Streptomyces sp. f51 genome, one interval contains:
- a CDS encoding DUF3046 domain-containing protein produces MRLTVFWQRMADHFGAGYAETFARDHVMTELGGRTVHEALDAGWEAKDVWRVVCATMNVPYENH; encoded by the coding sequence ATGCGGTTGACGGTCTTCTGGCAGCGAATGGCTGATCACTTCGGCGCGGGATACGCCGAGACGTTCGCGCGCGATCATGTGATGACGGAACTCGGCGGGCGCACCGTCCACGAGGCGCTGGACGCGGGCTGGGAGGCCAAGGACGTGTGGCGCGTGGTCTGCGCGACGATGAACGTTCCGTACGAAAACCACTGA
- a CDS encoding AI-2E family transporter codes for MAPTDENTQVDQQSSPFGTTPPGQPGASDTVPGARMPRWLPRAMVLALTLVALFQLGSWAFHQLTGLLINILISFFLALAIEPAVSWMASRGMRRGLAAFLVFLGSLIMIAGFVTLLGSMLAGQIIKMIEGFPDYLDSLINWTNTHFHTDLRRVDIQEGLLHSDWLRKYVQNSATGVLDVSGQVLGGLFQLLTVALFSFYFAADGPRLRRALCSVLPPARQAEVLRAWEIAVDKTGGYLYSRGLMALISGVAHYILLEALGVPYAPVLGVWVGLVSQFIPTIGTYLAGALPMLIAFTIDPWYALWVLVFVVVYQQFENYVLQPKLTSRTVDIHPAVAFGSVIAGTALLGAVGALIAIPAVATLQAFLGAYVKRYDVTDDPRVHGHRTRSSEGLVARLRRQLAR; via the coding sequence GTGGCCCCCACAGACGAGAACACGCAGGTCGATCAGCAGTCATCACCGTTCGGCACGACGCCGCCCGGTCAGCCCGGCGCGAGCGACACCGTTCCCGGCGCGCGCATGCCGCGCTGGCTGCCGCGTGCCATGGTGCTCGCCCTCACGCTCGTCGCCCTGTTCCAGCTGGGCAGTTGGGCGTTCCACCAGCTCACCGGGCTGCTCATCAACATCCTGATCTCGTTCTTCCTCGCGCTCGCGATAGAACCGGCGGTCAGCTGGATGGCCTCGCGCGGTATGCGCAGGGGACTGGCCGCCTTCCTCGTCTTCCTGGGCTCGCTCATCATGATCGCCGGGTTCGTCACGCTGCTCGGCTCGATGCTCGCGGGCCAGATCATCAAGATGATCGAGGGCTTCCCCGACTACCTCGACTCGCTCATCAACTGGACCAACACGCACTTCCACACCGACCTCAGACGGGTCGACATCCAGGAAGGCCTGCTCCACTCCGACTGGCTGCGGAAGTACGTGCAGAACAGCGCCACAGGCGTCCTGGACGTGTCCGGGCAGGTGCTCGGCGGCCTCTTCCAGCTGCTGACGGTCGCGCTGTTCTCGTTCTACTTCGCCGCCGACGGACCCCGACTGCGGCGCGCGCTGTGCTCGGTGCTGCCGCCGGCCCGCCAGGCCGAGGTGCTGCGCGCCTGGGAGATAGCCGTCGACAAGACGGGCGGCTATCTGTACTCACGCGGCCTTATGGCCCTGATCTCGGGTGTGGCCCACTACATCCTGCTGGAAGCCCTGGGCGTGCCGTACGCACCCGTGCTCGGCGTGTGGGTCGGTCTGGTCTCGCAGTTCATCCCGACCATCGGCACCTATCTCGCGGGCGCACTGCCCATGCTGATCGCGTTCACGATCGATCCCTGGTACGCGCTGTGGGTGCTCGTGTTCGTCGTGGTCTACCAGCAGTTCGAGAACTACGTGCTCCAGCCCAAGCTGACCTCCAGGACGGTGGACATCCACCCCGCGGTCGCCTTCGGGTCCGTCATCGCCGGCACCGCCCTCCTCGGGGCCGTCGGCGCGCTCATCGCCATCCCCGCCGTCGCCACGCTCCAGGCGTTCCTTGGGGCGTACGTGAAGCGCTACGACGTCACGGACGACCCGCGCGTGCACGGCCACCGCACCCGCAGCTCGGAGGGCCTTGTCGCCCGCCTGCGGCGACAGCTCGCCCGGTGA